From the Phyllopteryx taeniolatus isolate TA_2022b chromosome 20, UOR_Ptae_1.2, whole genome shotgun sequence genome, one window contains:
- the LOC133469994 gene encoding CD276 antigen-like isoform X1, producing MSAFICMWACFLLRISVAAAQDKTPDASVTCLVSEECHLPCTFPPAPNQSVRWFRQDVLMFSFAETHGESKTLVGRAAVYPPMIAGGNATLVLREVGLKDRGTYRCRVHTSQGEHNAKVVLKVEAPVQGLSLELSRLSGYEEMKCTVRDVFPPPRVTWATEPPTFEDLRPITRMLADKRGLYTADSRLKVLKGQPDLIYICKVTTSYGGPTWTSSLRERAITGSEGRDLTIPCFAPPYLNSPTLHWSFSNGEDPAHILTYDSRSGHSHSAPAWERHAELDGFRVPFGDGSLRLMDPEHAHHEGTYSCVFSMPYNTHTERTDVAINTPTANRSTSGQTSYWWIIGLVVAVMVLGLAAMLVYLKLRGNTAKPSSRDPEEETELNSVKDVEGESETSKRFAAGGNNGQSGLS from the exons ATGTCAGCATTCATTTGCATGTGGGCCTGCTTCCTGCTGCGGATCAGCGTAGCCGCTGCACAGGACAAGACGCCAG ATGCCTCCGTCACATGTTTGGTGTCGGAGGAGTGCCACCTCCCGTGCACGTTCCCTCCGGCCCCCAACCAGAGCGTGCGCTGGTTCCGGCAGGACGTGCTGATGTTCAGCTTCGCCGAGACGCACGGCGAGAGCAAGACGCTGGTCGGGCGGGCCGCCGTGTACCCGCCGATGATCGCGGGCGGCAACGCCACCCTTGTCCTCAGAGAGGTGGGCCTCAAGGACCGTGGCACGTACCGGTGTCGAGTGCACACGTCCCAGGGAGAACACAACGCCAAGGTCGTCTTGAAAGTGGAGG CGCCCGTCCAAGGCCTGTCCCTGGAGTTGTCACGGCTGAGCGGTTATGAGGAGATGAAGTGCACCGTTCGCGACGTCTTCCCGCCGCCTCGAGTCACCTGGGCCACGGAGCCGCCCACCTTCGAGGACCTGCGCCCAATCACGCGCATGCTGGCTGACAAACGGGGTCTGTACACGGCCGACAGTAGGCTGAAGGTTCTGAAAGGCCAGCCGGACCTCATCTACATATGCAAAGTCACCACCTCCTACGGGGGTCCCACGTGGACGTCCTCGCTGCGGGAGAGAG CAATAACAGGAAGTGAGGGTCGAGATTTGACCATCCCCTGCTTCGCGCCGCCGTACCTGAATAGCCCCACCCTCCACTGGAGCTTCTCCAACGGGGAGGACCCGGCGCACATCCTGACCTACGACAGTCGCTCGGGGCACAGCCACTCGGCGCCCGCCTGGGAACGCCACGCGGAGCTAGACGGTTTCAGGGTCCCGTTTGGGGACGGCTCGCTGCGCCTGATGGACCCCGAGCACGCCCATCACGAGGGCACCTACAGCTGCGTCTTCTCCATGCCGTACAACACGCACACGGAGCGAACGGACGTCGCCATCAACACACCTACTG ccAATCGTAGCACCTCGGGGCAGACGTCCTACTGGTGGATCATAGGCCTGGTGGTAGCCGTGATGGTCCTGGGACTAGCGGCCATGTTGGTCTACCTCAAGCTGCGAG GAAACACAGCGAAACCCTCATCACGTGATCCCGAAGAGGAGACCGAGCTGAATTCGGTCAAAG ATGTGGAGGGCGAGAGTGAAACCAGCAAGCGTTTTGCAGCCGGAGGCAACAACGGACAGTCGGGTCTCTCCTGA
- the LOC133469994 gene encoding CD276 antigen-like isoform X2, with translation MFSFAETHGESKTLVGRAAVYPPMIAGGNATLVLREVGLKDRGTYRCRVHTSQGEHNAKVVLKVEAPVQGLSLELSRLSGYEEMKCTVRDVFPPPRVTWATEPPTFEDLRPITRMLADKRGLYTADSRLKVLKGQPDLIYICKVTTSYGGPTWTSSLRERAITGSEGRDLTIPCFAPPYLNSPTLHWSFSNGEDPAHILTYDSRSGHSHSAPAWERHAELDGFRVPFGDGSLRLMDPEHAHHEGTYSCVFSMPYNTHTERTDVAINTPTANRSTSGQTSYWWIIGLVVAVMVLGLAAMLVYLKLRGNTAKPSSRDPEEETELNSVKDVEGESETSKRFAAGGNNGQSGLS, from the exons ATGTTCAGCTTCGCCGAGACGCACGGCGAGAGCAAGACGCTGGTCGGGCGGGCCGCCGTGTACCCGCCGATGATCGCGGGCGGCAACGCCACCCTTGTCCTCAGAGAGGTGGGCCTCAAGGACCGTGGCACGTACCGGTGTCGAGTGCACACGTCCCAGGGAGAACACAACGCCAAGGTCGTCTTGAAAGTGGAGG CGCCCGTCCAAGGCCTGTCCCTGGAGTTGTCACGGCTGAGCGGTTATGAGGAGATGAAGTGCACCGTTCGCGACGTCTTCCCGCCGCCTCGAGTCACCTGGGCCACGGAGCCGCCCACCTTCGAGGACCTGCGCCCAATCACGCGCATGCTGGCTGACAAACGGGGTCTGTACACGGCCGACAGTAGGCTGAAGGTTCTGAAAGGCCAGCCGGACCTCATCTACATATGCAAAGTCACCACCTCCTACGGGGGTCCCACGTGGACGTCCTCGCTGCGGGAGAGAG CAATAACAGGAAGTGAGGGTCGAGATTTGACCATCCCCTGCTTCGCGCCGCCGTACCTGAATAGCCCCACCCTCCACTGGAGCTTCTCCAACGGGGAGGACCCGGCGCACATCCTGACCTACGACAGTCGCTCGGGGCACAGCCACTCGGCGCCCGCCTGGGAACGCCACGCGGAGCTAGACGGTTTCAGGGTCCCGTTTGGGGACGGCTCGCTGCGCCTGATGGACCCCGAGCACGCCCATCACGAGGGCACCTACAGCTGCGTCTTCTCCATGCCGTACAACACGCACACGGAGCGAACGGACGTCGCCATCAACACACCTACTG ccAATCGTAGCACCTCGGGGCAGACGTCCTACTGGTGGATCATAGGCCTGGTGGTAGCCGTGATGGTCCTGGGACTAGCGGCCATGTTGGTCTACCTCAAGCTGCGAG GAAACACAGCGAAACCCTCATCACGTGATCCCGAAGAGGAGACCGAGCTGAATTCGGTCAAAG ATGTGGAGGGCGAGAGTGAAACCAGCAAGCGTTTTGCAGCCGGAGGCAACAACGGACAGTCGGGTCTCTCCTGA
- the mynn gene encoding myoneurin isoform X2, whose product MTDIPRSQLTLIEDSTSQHYWHNTDTMAHGANHGKLLLQRLHQQREMDFLCDVTIIAEKGQDVTTLDPDKVSRYALEKLLEFVYTGQMNLSSTRQSAVRRAAIFLGMSDALKYLEDISHSSEVSEPSQFEVDNEPGLSLLSPGSPGSPHSPVSLSIVSVTGTWVEEGQESQQDQESQEGPEGQESEAAGLDEEGKIPSVELAEPSNLESDAPQPAAHRGRGRGRGKGRGRGRGRGRGGRSLVKIEEEFLEDSDTSVKDFGDTSADWSPSLDDPPAKRPRFGEMWRGRGRRRGKGRARGRSKMEGEPGEDEANGEEAAEDGEQNPSPGADEMARSCIECNRTFKDMCSLRRHEQIHAGLKPFICIFCSKTFRQATQLKTHLRTHTGEKPFSCSDCEKCFAQKCQLVAHRRMHHGEEKPYKCERCGFKFATSSNYKIHVRLHSGEKPYVCDVCGQAFAQSSTLTYHKRRHTGEKPYQCDLCGMSFSVSSSLIAHARKHTGETPYKCTQPQCESRFVTSSELKKHMRRLHPDGTNGVQCLLCGNRFASVKNMIKHQEKAHADEVRQHKERARAVVLLASSHPVAFVQSKLSNDGKSLSATPEAEPPEPEPATPRAGGSNDVGVGPSVAAALNDTLRELKVEPGHTPISQADPVAFEADPVSTINSETLHALVEQLRPPPSPAQSLEQIVIIRTVDNAEHGAPPPPPQ is encoded by the exons ATGACGGATATACCAAG ATCACAATTGACACTAATAGAGGACTCAACTTCTCAGCATTACTGGCACAACACTGACA CGATGGCTCACGGCGCCAATCATGGCAAGCTCCTCCTGCAAAGGCTGCATCAGCAGCGGGAAATGGACTTCCTGTGCGACGTCACCATCATA GCCGAGAAGGGCCAGGATGTCACCACCTTGGACCCCGACAAGGTCAGCCGCTACGCTCTGGAGAAGTTGCTGGAGTTTGTCTACACGGGACAGATGAACCTCAGCAG CACCAGACAATCTGCTGTCCGTCGAGCCGCCATCTTCCTGGGAATGTCCGATGCCCTAAAGTATCTGGAAGATATTTCTCACTCGTCCGAGGTCAGCGAGCCGTCCCAGTTCGAGGTGGACAACGAGCCGGGCCTCTCTTTGCTCAGTCCCGGCTCCCCGGGCAGTCCTCATTCCCCTGTCTCTCTGTCCATCGTCTCGGTTACGGGCACGTGGGTGGAGGAGGGCCAGGAAAGCCAGCAAGACCAGGAAAGCCAGGAAGGTCCAGAAGGCCAGGAGAGCGAAGCTGCCGGGTTGGATGAGGAAGGAAAAATTCCAAGCGTTGAGCTAGCGGAGCCCAGCAACTTGGAGAGCGACGCTCCCCAACCTGCAGCCCACAGGGGGAGGGGGCGTGGCCGAGggaaggggagggggaggggcagGGGCAGGGGCAGAGGAGGAAGAAGCCTGGTTAAGATCGAAGAAGAATTCCTGGAGGATTCTGACACCAGCGTGAAGGACTTTGGGGACACGTCTGCCGACTGGAGCCCCTCGCTGGACGACCCACCCGCCAAGAGGCCCCGCTTTGGGGAGATGTGGCGGGGACGCGGCCGGCGCCGAGGGAAAGGCCGAGCAAGGGGCAGGAGCAAAATGGAGGGCGAGCCCGGCGAGGATGAGGCTAACGGCGAGGAAGCGGCGGAGGACGGAGAGCAGAACCCCTCGCCCGGCGCGGACGAGATGGCGCGGTCCTGCATCGAGTGCAACCGGACGTTCAAAGACATGTGCAGCCTGCGGAGACACGAGCAGATCCACGCGGGCCTCAAGCCCTTCATCTGCATCTTCTGCTCCAAAACCTTCAGACAGGCCACGCAGCTCAAAACTCACCTGCGCACCCACACAG GCGAGAAGCCCTTCAGCTGCTCCGACTGCGAAAAGTGTTTCGCTCAGAAGTGTCAGCTGGTGGCCCATCGCCGCATGCACCACGGCGAAGAGAAGCCCTACAAGTGCGAGCGCTGCGGCTTCAAGTTCGCCACCTCGTCCAACTACAAGATCCACGTCAG GCTGCACAGCGGCGAGAAGCCGTACGTGTGCGACGTGTGCGGCCAGGCCTTCGCTCAGTCCAGCACGCTGACCTACCACAAGCGGCggcacacgggcgagaagccgTACCAGTGCGACCTGTGCGGCATGTCCTTCTCCGTCTCGTCGTCGCTCATCGCTCACGCCCGCAAGCACACGG GCGAGACGCCGTACAAGTGCACCCAGCCGCAGTGCGAGAGCCGCTTCGTCACGTCGTCCGAACTGAAGAAGCACATGCGGCGACTTCACCCGG ACGGCACCAACGGCGTGCAGTGCCTGCTGTGTGGAAATCGCTTCGCCAGCGTGAAGAACATGATCAAACACCAGGAGAAGGCTCACGCCGACGAAGTGCGACAACACAAAGAGAGAGCGCGGGCAG TCGTCCTGCTGGCGTCCAGCCACCCGGTCGCCTTTGTGCAGAGCAAACTGAGCAACGACGGCAAAAGTCTAAGCGCCACCCCCGAAGCCGAGCCGCCCGAGCCGGAACCGGCCACGCCTCGGGCCGGCGGCAGCAACGACGTTGGCGTGGGCCCGTCCGTCGCCGCCGCTCTGAACGACACTCTGCGGGAGTTGAAGGTAGAGCCCGGCCACACGCCCATCTCGCAGGCCGACCCGGTGGCCTTCGAAGCCGACCCCGTGTCCACCATCAACTCGGAAACGCTGCACGCGCTGGTGGAGCAGCTGaggccgccgccgtcgccggcGCAGAGCTTGGAGCAGATCGTCATCATCCGCACGGTGGACAACGCGGAACACggcgcgccgccgccgcccccgcaGTGA
- the mynn gene encoding myoneurin isoform X1 produces the protein MTDIPRSQLTLIEDSTSQHYWHNTDTMAHGANHGKLLLQRLHQQREMDFLCDVTIIVRDVEFRAHRNILAAFSKYFSSQAEKGQDVTTLDPDKVSRYALEKLLEFVYTGQMNLSSTRQSAVRRAAIFLGMSDALKYLEDISHSSEVSEPSQFEVDNEPGLSLLSPGSPGSPHSPVSLSIVSVTGTWVEEGQESQQDQESQEGPEGQESEAAGLDEEGKIPSVELAEPSNLESDAPQPAAHRGRGRGRGKGRGRGRGRGRGGRSLVKIEEEFLEDSDTSVKDFGDTSADWSPSLDDPPAKRPRFGEMWRGRGRRRGKGRARGRSKMEGEPGEDEANGEEAAEDGEQNPSPGADEMARSCIECNRTFKDMCSLRRHEQIHAGLKPFICIFCSKTFRQATQLKTHLRTHTGEKPFSCSDCEKCFAQKCQLVAHRRMHHGEEKPYKCERCGFKFATSSNYKIHVRLHSGEKPYVCDVCGQAFAQSSTLTYHKRRHTGEKPYQCDLCGMSFSVSSSLIAHARKHTGETPYKCTQPQCESRFVTSSELKKHMRRLHPDGTNGVQCLLCGNRFASVKNMIKHQEKAHADEVRQHKERARAVVLLASSHPVAFVQSKLSNDGKSLSATPEAEPPEPEPATPRAGGSNDVGVGPSVAAALNDTLRELKVEPGHTPISQADPVAFEADPVSTINSETLHALVEQLRPPPSPAQSLEQIVIIRTVDNAEHGAPPPPPQ, from the exons ATGACGGATATACCAAG ATCACAATTGACACTAATAGAGGACTCAACTTCTCAGCATTACTGGCACAACACTGACA CGATGGCTCACGGCGCCAATCATGGCAAGCTCCTCCTGCAAAGGCTGCATCAGCAGCGGGAAATGGACTTCCTGTGCGACGTCACCATCATAGTGAGAGACGTGGAATTCCGGGCTCACCGCAACATCCTGGCCGCCTTCAGCAAGTATTTCTCCTCCCAGGCCGAGAAGGGCCAGGATGTCACCACCTTGGACCCCGACAAGGTCAGCCGCTACGCTCTGGAGAAGTTGCTGGAGTTTGTCTACACGGGACAGATGAACCTCAGCAG CACCAGACAATCTGCTGTCCGTCGAGCCGCCATCTTCCTGGGAATGTCCGATGCCCTAAAGTATCTGGAAGATATTTCTCACTCGTCCGAGGTCAGCGAGCCGTCCCAGTTCGAGGTGGACAACGAGCCGGGCCTCTCTTTGCTCAGTCCCGGCTCCCCGGGCAGTCCTCATTCCCCTGTCTCTCTGTCCATCGTCTCGGTTACGGGCACGTGGGTGGAGGAGGGCCAGGAAAGCCAGCAAGACCAGGAAAGCCAGGAAGGTCCAGAAGGCCAGGAGAGCGAAGCTGCCGGGTTGGATGAGGAAGGAAAAATTCCAAGCGTTGAGCTAGCGGAGCCCAGCAACTTGGAGAGCGACGCTCCCCAACCTGCAGCCCACAGGGGGAGGGGGCGTGGCCGAGggaaggggagggggaggggcagGGGCAGGGGCAGAGGAGGAAGAAGCCTGGTTAAGATCGAAGAAGAATTCCTGGAGGATTCTGACACCAGCGTGAAGGACTTTGGGGACACGTCTGCCGACTGGAGCCCCTCGCTGGACGACCCACCCGCCAAGAGGCCCCGCTTTGGGGAGATGTGGCGGGGACGCGGCCGGCGCCGAGGGAAAGGCCGAGCAAGGGGCAGGAGCAAAATGGAGGGCGAGCCCGGCGAGGATGAGGCTAACGGCGAGGAAGCGGCGGAGGACGGAGAGCAGAACCCCTCGCCCGGCGCGGACGAGATGGCGCGGTCCTGCATCGAGTGCAACCGGACGTTCAAAGACATGTGCAGCCTGCGGAGACACGAGCAGATCCACGCGGGCCTCAAGCCCTTCATCTGCATCTTCTGCTCCAAAACCTTCAGACAGGCCACGCAGCTCAAAACTCACCTGCGCACCCACACAG GCGAGAAGCCCTTCAGCTGCTCCGACTGCGAAAAGTGTTTCGCTCAGAAGTGTCAGCTGGTGGCCCATCGCCGCATGCACCACGGCGAAGAGAAGCCCTACAAGTGCGAGCGCTGCGGCTTCAAGTTCGCCACCTCGTCCAACTACAAGATCCACGTCAG GCTGCACAGCGGCGAGAAGCCGTACGTGTGCGACGTGTGCGGCCAGGCCTTCGCTCAGTCCAGCACGCTGACCTACCACAAGCGGCggcacacgggcgagaagccgTACCAGTGCGACCTGTGCGGCATGTCCTTCTCCGTCTCGTCGTCGCTCATCGCTCACGCCCGCAAGCACACGG GCGAGACGCCGTACAAGTGCACCCAGCCGCAGTGCGAGAGCCGCTTCGTCACGTCGTCCGAACTGAAGAAGCACATGCGGCGACTTCACCCGG ACGGCACCAACGGCGTGCAGTGCCTGCTGTGTGGAAATCGCTTCGCCAGCGTGAAGAACATGATCAAACACCAGGAGAAGGCTCACGCCGACGAAGTGCGACAACACAAAGAGAGAGCGCGGGCAG TCGTCCTGCTGGCGTCCAGCCACCCGGTCGCCTTTGTGCAGAGCAAACTGAGCAACGACGGCAAAAGTCTAAGCGCCACCCCCGAAGCCGAGCCGCCCGAGCCGGAACCGGCCACGCCTCGGGCCGGCGGCAGCAACGACGTTGGCGTGGGCCCGTCCGTCGCCGCCGCTCTGAACGACACTCTGCGGGAGTTGAAGGTAGAGCCCGGCCACACGCCCATCTCGCAGGCCGACCCGGTGGCCTTCGAAGCCGACCCCGTGTCCACCATCAACTCGGAAACGCTGCACGCGCTGGTGGAGCAGCTGaggccgccgccgtcgccggcGCAGAGCTTGGAGCAGATCGTCATCATCCGCACGGTGGACAACGCGGAACACggcgcgccgccgccgcccccgcaGTGA
- the mynn gene encoding myoneurin isoform X3 produces the protein MAHGANHGKLLLQRLHQQREMDFLCDVTIIVRDVEFRAHRNILAAFSKYFSSQAEKGQDVTTLDPDKVSRYALEKLLEFVYTGQMNLSSTRQSAVRRAAIFLGMSDALKYLEDISHSSEVSEPSQFEVDNEPGLSLLSPGSPGSPHSPVSLSIVSVTGTWVEEGQESQQDQESQEGPEGQESEAAGLDEEGKIPSVELAEPSNLESDAPQPAAHRGRGRGRGKGRGRGRGRGRGGRSLVKIEEEFLEDSDTSVKDFGDTSADWSPSLDDPPAKRPRFGEMWRGRGRRRGKGRARGRSKMEGEPGEDEANGEEAAEDGEQNPSPGADEMARSCIECNRTFKDMCSLRRHEQIHAGLKPFICIFCSKTFRQATQLKTHLRTHTGEKPFSCSDCEKCFAQKCQLVAHRRMHHGEEKPYKCERCGFKFATSSNYKIHVRLHSGEKPYVCDVCGQAFAQSSTLTYHKRRHTGEKPYQCDLCGMSFSVSSSLIAHARKHTGETPYKCTQPQCESRFVTSSELKKHMRRLHPDGTNGVQCLLCGNRFASVKNMIKHQEKAHADEVRQHKERARAVVLLASSHPVAFVQSKLSNDGKSLSATPEAEPPEPEPATPRAGGSNDVGVGPSVAAALNDTLRELKVEPGHTPISQADPVAFEADPVSTINSETLHALVEQLRPPPSPAQSLEQIVIIRTVDNAEHGAPPPPPQ, from the exons ATGGCTCACGGCGCCAATCATGGCAAGCTCCTCCTGCAAAGGCTGCATCAGCAGCGGGAAATGGACTTCCTGTGCGACGTCACCATCATAGTGAGAGACGTGGAATTCCGGGCTCACCGCAACATCCTGGCCGCCTTCAGCAAGTATTTCTCCTCCCAGGCCGAGAAGGGCCAGGATGTCACCACCTTGGACCCCGACAAGGTCAGCCGCTACGCTCTGGAGAAGTTGCTGGAGTTTGTCTACACGGGACAGATGAACCTCAGCAG CACCAGACAATCTGCTGTCCGTCGAGCCGCCATCTTCCTGGGAATGTCCGATGCCCTAAAGTATCTGGAAGATATTTCTCACTCGTCCGAGGTCAGCGAGCCGTCCCAGTTCGAGGTGGACAACGAGCCGGGCCTCTCTTTGCTCAGTCCCGGCTCCCCGGGCAGTCCTCATTCCCCTGTCTCTCTGTCCATCGTCTCGGTTACGGGCACGTGGGTGGAGGAGGGCCAGGAAAGCCAGCAAGACCAGGAAAGCCAGGAAGGTCCAGAAGGCCAGGAGAGCGAAGCTGCCGGGTTGGATGAGGAAGGAAAAATTCCAAGCGTTGAGCTAGCGGAGCCCAGCAACTTGGAGAGCGACGCTCCCCAACCTGCAGCCCACAGGGGGAGGGGGCGTGGCCGAGggaaggggagggggaggggcagGGGCAGGGGCAGAGGAGGAAGAAGCCTGGTTAAGATCGAAGAAGAATTCCTGGAGGATTCTGACACCAGCGTGAAGGACTTTGGGGACACGTCTGCCGACTGGAGCCCCTCGCTGGACGACCCACCCGCCAAGAGGCCCCGCTTTGGGGAGATGTGGCGGGGACGCGGCCGGCGCCGAGGGAAAGGCCGAGCAAGGGGCAGGAGCAAAATGGAGGGCGAGCCCGGCGAGGATGAGGCTAACGGCGAGGAAGCGGCGGAGGACGGAGAGCAGAACCCCTCGCCCGGCGCGGACGAGATGGCGCGGTCCTGCATCGAGTGCAACCGGACGTTCAAAGACATGTGCAGCCTGCGGAGACACGAGCAGATCCACGCGGGCCTCAAGCCCTTCATCTGCATCTTCTGCTCCAAAACCTTCAGACAGGCCACGCAGCTCAAAACTCACCTGCGCACCCACACAG GCGAGAAGCCCTTCAGCTGCTCCGACTGCGAAAAGTGTTTCGCTCAGAAGTGTCAGCTGGTGGCCCATCGCCGCATGCACCACGGCGAAGAGAAGCCCTACAAGTGCGAGCGCTGCGGCTTCAAGTTCGCCACCTCGTCCAACTACAAGATCCACGTCAG GCTGCACAGCGGCGAGAAGCCGTACGTGTGCGACGTGTGCGGCCAGGCCTTCGCTCAGTCCAGCACGCTGACCTACCACAAGCGGCggcacacgggcgagaagccgTACCAGTGCGACCTGTGCGGCATGTCCTTCTCCGTCTCGTCGTCGCTCATCGCTCACGCCCGCAAGCACACGG GCGAGACGCCGTACAAGTGCACCCAGCCGCAGTGCGAGAGCCGCTTCGTCACGTCGTCCGAACTGAAGAAGCACATGCGGCGACTTCACCCGG ACGGCACCAACGGCGTGCAGTGCCTGCTGTGTGGAAATCGCTTCGCCAGCGTGAAGAACATGATCAAACACCAGGAGAAGGCTCACGCCGACGAAGTGCGACAACACAAAGAGAGAGCGCGGGCAG TCGTCCTGCTGGCGTCCAGCCACCCGGTCGCCTTTGTGCAGAGCAAACTGAGCAACGACGGCAAAAGTCTAAGCGCCACCCCCGAAGCCGAGCCGCCCGAGCCGGAACCGGCCACGCCTCGGGCCGGCGGCAGCAACGACGTTGGCGTGGGCCCGTCCGTCGCCGCCGCTCTGAACGACACTCTGCGGGAGTTGAAGGTAGAGCCCGGCCACACGCCCATCTCGCAGGCCGACCCGGTGGCCTTCGAAGCCGACCCCGTGTCCACCATCAACTCGGAAACGCTGCACGCGCTGGTGGAGCAGCTGaggccgccgccgtcgccggcGCAGAGCTTGGAGCAGATCGTCATCATCCGCACGGTGGACAACGCGGAACACggcgcgccgccgccgcccccgcaGTGA